The proteins below come from a single Benincasa hispida cultivar B227 chromosome 4, ASM972705v1, whole genome shotgun sequence genomic window:
- the LOC120075670 gene encoding alcohol dehydrogenase-like 7 has product MGDNSSDATGLQSIRCKAAVCRKPGEPLVIEEIIVAPPKAGEVRIRIICTSLCHSDLIFWKLKDPPGFFPRILGHEAIGVVESVGKDVTEVKEGDTVIPTFMADCGECKDCLSSKSNLCTNFPFSLSPGMPRYGTNRFTDLNGEVIHHLLFVSSFTEYTVVDIVNVTKVDPAIPPNRACLLSCGVTTGVGAAWRTANVEKGSTVAIFGLGSIGLAVAEGARLCGASRIIGIDINPDKFETAKKFGVTEFVNSKTLGDKSVSQVIIEMTDGGADYCFECVGAASLVQEAFTCCRQGWGKTIVLGVDKPGTVLNFSSYDILHRGKTIMGSLFGGTKPKSDIPTLLKWYTDKKLELDKFVTHEVGFEDINEAFNLLIEGKSLRCVIWMNN; this is encoded by the exons ATGGGAGATAACTCCTCCGATGCAACTGGACTTCAGTCTATCCGCTGCAAAG CTGCTGTCTGCCGAAAGCCTGGAGAGCCGCTAGTGATTGAGGAGATAATTGTGGCGCCGCCTAAGGCTGGTGAAGTTCGTATTCGGATAATATGTACCTCTTTGTGTCACAGCGATCTCATCTTCTGGAAATTGAAG GATCCTCCGGGGTTTTTTCCTAGAATTCTTGGCCACGAGGCTATCGG AGTGGTTGAGAGTGTAGGAAAGGATGTTACTGAAGTTAAGGAAGGAGATACAGTAATCCCAACCTTCATGGCTGACTGTGGGGAGTGTAAAGATTGCTTGTCAAGTAAAAGCAATCTGTGTACAAATTTTCCTTTCAGTCTGTCTCCGGGAATGCCTCGATATGGGACAAACAGATTCACAGATTTAAATGGAGAGGTTATTCATCATCTTTTGTTTGTATCAAGTTTCACTGAATACACAGTGGTAGATATCGTCAACGTAACCAAAGTAGATCCTGCAATCCCTCCAAACAGGGCATGTCTTCTTAGTTGTGGGGTAACAACAG GGGTTGGTGCGGCATGGAGAACAGCAAATGTAGAGAAGGGATCCACTGTTGCCATATTTGGACTAGGGTCCATAGGTTTGGCT GTTGCTGAAGGAGCAAGACTATGCGGAGCAAGCCGGATTATTGGTATCGATATCAACCCAGATAAGTTTGAAACTG CAAAAAAGTTTGGAGTCACTGAGTTTGTTAATTCCAAAACTCTTGGCGATAAATCTGTGAGCCAG GTGATTATTGAAATGACTGATGGAGGTGCAGACTATTGCTTTGAATGTGTGGGAGCGGCTTCCTTAGTTCAAGAAGCATTTACATGCTGCAGACAG GGTTGGGGAAAAACAATTGTATTAGGAGTAGACAAGCCTGGAACAGTATTGAATTTTAGCTCTTATGATATCCTTCATCGTGGGAAGACGATTATGGGATCCTTATTTGGAGGGACAAAGCCCAAATCAGATATTCCCACTCTTCTAAAGTGGTACACAGATAAG AAACTTGAGCTGGATAAATTTGTGACACACGAAGTGGGTTTTGAAGATATCAATGAAGCATTCAATTTGCTAATTGAAGGAAAGTCATTGAGATGTGTGATTTGGATGAACAATTGA